From the Theobroma cacao cultivar B97-61/B2 chromosome 2, Criollo_cocoa_genome_V2, whole genome shotgun sequence genome, one window contains:
- the LOC18607456 gene encoding auxin-responsive protein SAUR67 — protein MISAKKLIRLARKWHNLAAIKRKTITFSRTTGDDDTNSCSSTSSMVEKGHFVVYSADEKRFVLPLEYLKNEIVMELFNLAEEEFGLPSNGNLTLPCDAAFMEYVIGLIKRKASKELEKALLMSVVSDRCLSSSDLYRQETSQQFPVRSF, from the coding sequence ATGATCAGTGCTAAGAAGCTTATCAGGTTGGCAAGGAAATGGCATAATCTGGCAGCAATTAAGAGGAAAACAATCACATTCTCAAGAACCACCGGGGATGATGACACAAATAGTTGCAGCAGCACTTCATCAATGGTCGAGAAGGGTCACTTTGTGGTGTATAGTGCTGATGAGAAGCGCTTTGTGCTTCCTTTGGAGTATCTGAAGAACGAAATTGTCATGGAGTTGTTCAATTTGGCAGAAGAGGAGTTTGGACTACCTAGCAACGGCAACCTCACCTTGCCTTGTGATGCAGCCTTTATGGAATATGTAATTGGGTTAATCAAAAGGAAAGCAAGCAAAGAACTGGAGAAAGCATTGCTCATGTCTGTAGTTAGTGACCGTTGCCTATCCTCATCGGATCTCTATCGGCAAGAAACAAGCCAACAGTTTCCAGTACGAAGTTTCTAA
- the LOC108660991 gene encoding auxin-responsive protein SAUR63-like, whose translation MISAKKLIKLARKWQKLAAIKRKRITSSETTLGNVGTTSCSTSSTVEKGHFAVYSSDQRRFVLPLEYLKNEIVRELFSLAEEEFGLPRNGPLTLPCDGAFMEYVISLIKRHATKDMKKALLTSIASCRCSSSSYLHQQATNQQLLISSF comes from the coding sequence ATGATCAGTGCTAAGAAGCTCATCAAATTGGCAAGGAAATGGCAGAAACTGGCTGCTATTAAGCGAAAAAGGATCACATCGTCCGAGACGACCCTTGGAAATGTTGGCACAACTAGTTGCAGCACATCATCAACTGTTGAGAAAGGTCATTTTGCGGTGTATAGTTCTGATCAGAGACGCTTCGTTCTTCCTTTGGAATATCTCAAGAATGAAATTGTGAGAGAGCTATTCTCTCTGGCTGAAGAAGAATTTGGGCTACCAAGAAATGGGCCTCTCACTTTGCCTTGTGATGGAGCCTTTATGGAATATGTAATTTCTTTGATCAAACGACATGCAACTAAAGATATGAAGAAAGCATTACTCACGTCCATTGCCAGTTGTCGCTGCTCATCATCTTCGTATCTTCATCAACAAGCAACAAATCAACAATTACTAATCAGCAGCTTCTAG
- the LOC18607458 gene encoding auxin-responsive protein SAUR63 has translation MISAKKLIKLARKWQKLAAIRRKRITSSSTNSGAVGTHSCSTSSTVEKGHFVVYSDDQKRFVLPLEYLENEIVRELFALAEEEFGLPSSGPLTVPCDAAFMEYVITLIRGRPSKDVEKALLTSIASSRCSSSSYVHQQSTTQQFLISSF, from the coding sequence ATGATCAGTGCTAAGAAGCTTATTAAATTGGCAAGGAAATGGCAGAAACTGGCTGCCATTAGGCGAAAAAGGATCACATCGTCCAGCACGAACTCCGGGGCTGTCGGCACACATAGTTGCAGCACATCATCAACGGTTGAGAAGGGtcattttgttgtgtatagtgATGATCAGAAACGCTTCGTGCTTCCATTGGAATATCTTGAGAATGAAATTGTCAGGGAGCTATTCGCTTTGGCGGAAGAAGAATTTGGACTACCAAGCAGTGGTCCTCTAACGGTGCCTTGTGATGCAGCCTTTATGGAATATGTAATTACTTTGATCAGAGGGCGACCCTCTAAAGATGTGGAGAAAGCATTGCTCACCTCCATAGCTAGCAGCCGCTGCTCATCTTCTTCATATGTTCATCAACAATCAACAACCCAACAATTCTTAATCTCCAGCTTCTAA
- the LOC18607460 gene encoding auxin-responsive protein SAUR67, whose translation MISPKKLIQMARKWQRVAALGRKRISLPRANRVANVNNSSDFSSEVAGKGHFVVYTADERRFVFPIAYLNNYIIQELFKMSEEEFGLPSDGPITLPCDAAFMEYAVSLIQRRVDRDTQQSLLLSMGSCGCSLSYSLNQTSQQIPVCGF comes from the coding sequence ATGATTAGTCCCAAGAAACTCATCCAGATGGCAAGGAAGTGGCAGAGGGTAGCTGCTCTTGGAAGGAAAAGAATTTCATTACCAAGAGCCAACAGAGTTGCAAATGTTAACAACAGTAGTGATTTTTCATCAGAAGTGGCAGGCAAGGGTCACTTCGTAGTTTACACAGCTGATGAAAGGCGGTTTGTTTTCCCTATTGCGTATCTCAACAATTACATCATCCAAGAACTTTTCAAGATGTctgaggaagaatttggatTGCCAAGCGATGGGCCTATCACATTGCCATGTGATGCAGCCTTCATGGAGTATGCAGTTTCTCTGATTCAACGGCGAGTTGATAGAGATACGCAGCAATCTCTGCTTCTCTCTATGGGAAGTTGTGGATGCTCATTATCTTATTCTCTAAATCAAACTAGCCAGCAGATACCAGTCTGTGGTTTCTGA